In Capsicum annuum cultivar UCD-10X-F1 chromosome 11, UCD10Xv1.1, whole genome shotgun sequence, one genomic interval encodes:
- the LOC124885272 gene encoding LOW QUALITY PROTEIN: pre-mRNA-processing protein 40A-like (The sequence of the model RefSeq protein was modified relative to this genomic sequence to represent the inferred CDS: substituted 2 bases at 2 genomic stop codons), whose product MLKRKERHTDRELANLLQDKGLDPNFSVILKENGLDPMILALLQKVVWTLIENIAIRAYASTDWRGFTSPEGRKYYYNKVTRMSKWRMPDEVKLAYEKDTISHAFDFGSISIIKISSPGADGSLISAYDDKSSPTVVSPAANLPTKWLQNHQVYMNVKKYAAITEIRGATPSDEKIVELGPLVYERKTKAKSAFKTLLESVNIRFDCTWDQAMRAVINDRRYGALNSLCEWKQAFNEYLSQKKKLEAEERRVKXKXVKFSFVGDCKELSPSSRWSKAISIFEHDERFKAVERAKDCKDLFEDYVEELEKKEIEHP is encoded by the exons ATGTTAAAGCGGAAAGAAAGACACACTGATCGTGAATTAGCTAATTTATTGCAAGATAAAGGGCTTGATCCTAATTTTTCAGTGATACTGAAGGAGAATGGATTGGACCCAATGATTTTAGCCTTGTTGCAGAAAGTAGTTTGGACGCTGATCGAGAATATCGCGATA AGGGCATACGCATCAACTGACTGGAGAGGATTTACAAGTCCTGAGGGAAGAAA GTATTACTATAACAAGGTTACTAGAATGTCCAAATGGAGAATGCCTGATGAAGTCAAG TTGGCTTATGAAAAGGACACCATTTCACATGCTTTTGATTTTGGAtccatttctattattaaaatatCATCCCCGGGTGCAGATGGTTCATTAATCTCGGCATACGATGATAAATCAAGCCCAACTGTTGTGTCACCAGCTGCTAACTTACCAACTAAGTGGCTTCAGAATCATCAAGTTTATATG AATGTCAAGAAATATGCTGCAATAACTGAAATCAGAGGTGCTACTCCATCAGATGAGAAAATAGTCGAGCTGGGACCATTAGTTTATGAGAGGAAAACG AAGGCAAAGAGtgcattcaaaactcttttggaatCTGTAAATATTAGGTTTGATTGTACGTGGGATCAG GCCATGAGAGCAGTAATTAATGACCGGAGATATGGTGCTCTAAATTCCCTTTGTGAGTGGAAGCAAGCTTTTAATGAG TATCTGAGCCAAAAGAAAAAACTAGAAGCTGAAGAGAGGCGTGTTAAATAGAAGTaagtgaaattttcttttgtggGT GATTGCAAGGAGCTGTCACCATCGTCAAGATGGAG TAAGGCAATCTCCATATTCGAACATGATGAACGTTTTAAAGCTGTTGAGCGAGCTAAAGACTGTAAGGACCTTTTTGAAGATTATGTGGAGGAACTTGAGAAAAAG GAGATAGAACATCCATAG